A region of Mauremys mutica isolate MM-2020 ecotype Southern chromosome 2, ASM2049712v1, whole genome shotgun sequence DNA encodes the following proteins:
- the VDAC3 gene encoding voltage-dependent anion-selective channel protein 3 isoform X2: MSSCSVPSRPTDPMAVPPSYCDLGKSARDVFNKGYGFGMVKLELKTKSSSGVEFTTTGSSNTDTGKASGSLETKYKIKDYGLTFTQKWNTDNTLGTEVSMEDKLAEGLKLTLDTIFVPNTGKKSGKLKTSYKREYVNLGCNIDVDLSGPTIHGWAVLGYEGWLAGYQMAFDTAKSKLSQNNFALGYKAGDFQLHTNVNDGTEFGGSIYQKVNDKVETSVNLAWTAGSNNTRFGIATKYQLDENTSIAAKVNNASLIGIGYTQTLRPGVKLTLSGLVDGKNFSAGGHKVGLGFELEA; encoded by the exons ATGTCCAGCTGTTCTGTACCTTCTAGACCCAcag ACCCAATGGCTGTCCCACCGTCCTACTGTGACCTGGGGAAATCCGCCAGGGATGTATTCAACAAAGGATATG GATTTGGAATGGTCAAGTTAGAGCTGAAGACCAAGTCTTCCAGCGGAGTG GAATTTACCACCACTGGTTCCTCCAACACAGACACAGGCAAGGCCTCAGGCAGTCTAGAGACCAAATACAAGATCAAGGACTATGGACTTACATTCACCCAGAAATGGAACACAGACAACACCCTGGGGACAGAGGTGTCCATGGAGGATAAG TTAGCTGAGGGATTGAAGCTGACTCTTGACACCATATTTGTACCAAACACAGG AAAGAAGAGTGGGAAATTGAAGACCTCTTACAAACGGGAGTATGTAAACCTAGGCTGCAACATTGACGTTGACCTTTCTGGACCAACCATCCATGGCTGGGCTGTGCTAGGCTATGAAGGCTGGCTTGCTGGTTATCAGATGGCTTTTGATACAGCCAAGTCTAAACTATCACAGAATAACTTTGCATTAGGATATAAGGCAGGAGACTTCCAACTACACACTAATGT GAATGATGGCACTGAATTTGGTGGGTCAATCTATCAGAAGGTTAACGATAAAGTTGAGACATCAGTAAATCTTGCTTGGACTGCTGGCAGTAACAATACCCGTTTTGGCATTGCCACTAAGTACCAGCTGGATGAAAATACTTCCATTGCG GCTAAAGTGAATAATGCCAGCCTGATTGGAATTGGTTACACTCAGACCCTTCGACCTG gtGTGAAGCTGACCCTCTCAGGTTTGGTTGATGGCAAGAACTTCAGTGCTGGTGGTCACAAGGTTGGGCTGGGCTTTGAGCTGGAGGCTTAA
- the VDAC3 gene encoding voltage-dependent anion-selective channel protein 3 isoform X3: protein MAVPPSYCDLGKSARDVFNKGYGFGMVKLELKTKSSSGVLEFTTTGSSNTDTGKASGSLETKYKIKDYGLTFTQKWNTDNTLGTEVSMEDKLAEGLKLTLDTIFVPNTGKKSGKLKTSYKREYVNLGCNIDVDLSGPTIHGWAVLGYEGWLAGYQMAFDTAKSKLSQNNFALGYKAGDFQLHTNVNDGTEFGGSIYQKVNDKVETSVNLAWTAGSNNTRFGIATKYQLDENTSIAAKVNNASLIGIGYTQTLRPGVKLTLSGLVDGKNFSAGGHKVGLGFELEA, encoded by the exons ATGGCTGTCCCACCGTCCTACTGTGACCTGGGGAAATCCGCCAGGGATGTATTCAACAAAGGATATG GATTTGGAATGGTCAAGTTAGAGCTGAAGACCAAGTCTTCCAGCGGAGTG CTG GAATTTACCACCACTGGTTCCTCCAACACAGACACAGGCAAGGCCTCAGGCAGTCTAGAGACCAAATACAAGATCAAGGACTATGGACTTACATTCACCCAGAAATGGAACACAGACAACACCCTGGGGACAGAGGTGTCCATGGAGGATAAG TTAGCTGAGGGATTGAAGCTGACTCTTGACACCATATTTGTACCAAACACAGG AAAGAAGAGTGGGAAATTGAAGACCTCTTACAAACGGGAGTATGTAAACCTAGGCTGCAACATTGACGTTGACCTTTCTGGACCAACCATCCATGGCTGGGCTGTGCTAGGCTATGAAGGCTGGCTTGCTGGTTATCAGATGGCTTTTGATACAGCCAAGTCTAAACTATCACAGAATAACTTTGCATTAGGATATAAGGCAGGAGACTTCCAACTACACACTAATGT GAATGATGGCACTGAATTTGGTGGGTCAATCTATCAGAAGGTTAACGATAAAGTTGAGACATCAGTAAATCTTGCTTGGACTGCTGGCAGTAACAATACCCGTTTTGGCATTGCCACTAAGTACCAGCTGGATGAAAATACTTCCATTGCG GCTAAAGTGAATAATGCCAGCCTGATTGGAATTGGTTACACTCAGACCCTTCGACCTG gtGTGAAGCTGACCCTCTCAGGTTTGGTTGATGGCAAGAACTTCAGTGCTGGTGGTCACAAGGTTGGGCTGGGCTTTGAGCTGGAGGCTTAA
- the VDAC3 gene encoding voltage-dependent anion-selective channel protein 3 isoform X1, which translates to MSSCSVPSRPTDPMAVPPSYCDLGKSARDVFNKGYGFGMVKLELKTKSSSGVLEFTTTGSSNTDTGKASGSLETKYKIKDYGLTFTQKWNTDNTLGTEVSMEDKLAEGLKLTLDTIFVPNTGKKSGKLKTSYKREYVNLGCNIDVDLSGPTIHGWAVLGYEGWLAGYQMAFDTAKSKLSQNNFALGYKAGDFQLHTNVNDGTEFGGSIYQKVNDKVETSVNLAWTAGSNNTRFGIATKYQLDENTSIAAKVNNASLIGIGYTQTLRPGVKLTLSGLVDGKNFSAGGHKVGLGFELEA; encoded by the exons ATGTCCAGCTGTTCTGTACCTTCTAGACCCAcag ACCCAATGGCTGTCCCACCGTCCTACTGTGACCTGGGGAAATCCGCCAGGGATGTATTCAACAAAGGATATG GATTTGGAATGGTCAAGTTAGAGCTGAAGACCAAGTCTTCCAGCGGAGTG CTG GAATTTACCACCACTGGTTCCTCCAACACAGACACAGGCAAGGCCTCAGGCAGTCTAGAGACCAAATACAAGATCAAGGACTATGGACTTACATTCACCCAGAAATGGAACACAGACAACACCCTGGGGACAGAGGTGTCCATGGAGGATAAG TTAGCTGAGGGATTGAAGCTGACTCTTGACACCATATTTGTACCAAACACAGG AAAGAAGAGTGGGAAATTGAAGACCTCTTACAAACGGGAGTATGTAAACCTAGGCTGCAACATTGACGTTGACCTTTCTGGACCAACCATCCATGGCTGGGCTGTGCTAGGCTATGAAGGCTGGCTTGCTGGTTATCAGATGGCTTTTGATACAGCCAAGTCTAAACTATCACAGAATAACTTTGCATTAGGATATAAGGCAGGAGACTTCCAACTACACACTAATGT GAATGATGGCACTGAATTTGGTGGGTCAATCTATCAGAAGGTTAACGATAAAGTTGAGACATCAGTAAATCTTGCTTGGACTGCTGGCAGTAACAATACCCGTTTTGGCATTGCCACTAAGTACCAGCTGGATGAAAATACTTCCATTGCG GCTAAAGTGAATAATGCCAGCCTGATTGGAATTGGTTACACTCAGACCCTTCGACCTG gtGTGAAGCTGACCCTCTCAGGTTTGGTTGATGGCAAGAACTTCAGTGCTGGTGGTCACAAGGTTGGGCTGGGCTTTGAGCTGGAGGCTTAA